Proteins encoded together in one Candidatus Bathyarchaeota archaeon window:
- a CDS encoding DUF655 domain-containing protein — MPSYASNYRYRGSGVGPPSGFKLRRERIYEEYAYVLDVIPYGRGGRDRGGRLLTSTAQVLGEKYFTLLEVQLRPEAIVDLGEKLYIGKDRREKVLRVIGRIDFRDLTASAKAELETLLERIVSIQEARFLEFFNKSSAVTPRMHALELIPGIGKKSMWQIVKERERRPFSSFIDLKERGGVPDPHKLIAKRILEEVSGSSKYRIFTRS; from the coding sequence ATGCCTTCTTACGCTTCCAACTATCGCTATAGGGGATCTGGCGTGGGCCCACCCTCCGGGTTCAAGCTTCGGAGAGAAAGAATATATGAGGAGTATGCTTACGTCCTCGACGTGATACCTTACGGTAGGGGGGGAAGAGATAGAGGCGGCAGGTTATTGACCTCCACGGCTCAAGTTTTAGGTGAGAAATACTTCACCCTCCTCGAGGTCCAGTTGAGGCCTGAAGCTATTGTAGATCTAGGCGAAAAATTATACATCGGAAAAGATCGGAGGGAGAAGGTTCTAAGGGTGATCGGCAGGATAGATTTTAGGGACCTTACAGCCTCGGCTAAGGCCGAGCTTGAGACCTTACTGGAACGCATAGTCTCTATTCAGGAGGCCAGGTTTCTGGAATTCTTCAATAAATCATCCGCGGTAACTCCCAGGATGCACGCCCTCGAGCTCATACCTGGAATAGGTAAGAAGTCCATGTGGCAGATCGTTAAAGAAAGGGAGAGGAGGCCCTTCTCCAGCTTCATAGATTTAAAGGAGCGGGGAGGGGTCCCCGACCCCCATAAGCTTATAGCTAAGCGTATTCTAGAAGAAGTTAGCGGAAGCTCAAAATACAGGATCTTCACCCGATCTTGA
- the rsmA gene encoding ribosomal RNA small subunit methyltransferase A — translation MMASNTRRRRRLGQHFLFHDGILRRIVDYASLTSDDVVLEVGAGLGSLTSRLAEKAGRVIAVEKDLRLYRRLRQTFSHINNVEVLCGDVFRIDIPCFNKVVSNLPYSISKRFILWLLKSKFEKGVLLLQKEYADKLTAIPGSKNYSWISMIAQLFAQISLGEVIPASFFKPKPKVDSRIVVLNPRFKGVLHEELKDFSLRLFSYKNKRLVNALKLLHGRSDAEFLRACIGSIKGEGLPLNIRVYQLTPDAMEKVFKTWSHLRQRWRN, via the coding sequence TTGATGGCCTCTAATACTCGCCGCCGCCGAAGACTCGGCCAACACTTCCTGTTTCACGATGGAATTCTCCGTAGGATCGTGGATTACGCCTCGCTCACTTCCGATGACGTTGTCCTAGAAGTTGGAGCCGGTCTGGGCTCGTTAACCTCTAGACTGGCGGAAAAGGCTGGTAGAGTAATAGCCGTAGAGAAGGATTTAAGATTGTATAGGAGGTTGAGGCAGACCTTCTCCCATATAAATAATGTTGAAGTGCTCTGCGGCGATGTATTCAGGATCGACATCCCATGTTTCAATAAGGTCGTCTCGAACCTTCCCTACTCCATTTCAAAAAGGTTCATCCTATGGCTACTTAAATCAAAGTTTGAGAAGGGCGTACTTCTACTTCAAAAGGAGTACGCCGACAAGCTCACCGCTATCCCAGGGTCAAAAAACTATTCTTGGATAAGCATGATAGCCCAACTCTTCGCCCAAATATCACTAGGGGAGGTGATTCCCGCTAGCTTTTTCAAACCCAAGCCCAAGGTGGATTCAAGGATAGTCGTGTTAAATCCTAGATTTAAAGGAGTCCTGCATGAGGAATTAAAGGATTTCTCTCTAAGGCTCTTCTCCTACAAGAACAAGAGATTAGTGAATGCCCTAAAACTCCTCCATGGAAGAAGCGATGCGGAATTTTTAAGAGCATGCATCGGGTCCATTAAGGGAGAGGGACTTCCATTAAACATCAGGGTGTACCAGCTCACGCCCGATGCAATGGAGAAGGTATTTAAGACGTGGAGTCATCTTAGGCAGAGATGGAGGAATTGA